A part of Neovison vison isolate M4711 chromosome 6, ASM_NN_V1, whole genome shotgun sequence genomic DNA contains:
- the RPS15 gene encoding 40S ribosomal protein S15 produces the protein MAEVEQKKKRTFRKFTYRGVDLDQLLDMSYEQLMQLYSARQRRRLNRGLRRKQHSLLKRLRKAKKEAPPMEKPEVVKTHLRDMIILPEMVGSMVGVYNGKTFNQVEIKPEMIGHYLGEFSITYKPVKHGRPGIGATHSSRFIPLK, from the exons ATG GCGGAAGTGGAGCAGAAGAAGAAGCGCACGTTCCGCAAGTTCACTTACCGCGGCGTGGACCTGGACCAGCTGCTGGACATGTCCTA cGAGCAGCTGATGCAGCTGTACAGCGCGCGGCAGCGGCGCCGGCTGAACCGCGGCCTGCGGAGGAAGCAGCACTCGCTGCTCAAGCGGCTGCGCAAGGCCAAGAAGGAGGCGCCGCCGATGGAGAAGCCGGAGGTGGTGAAGACGCACCTGCGGGACATGATCATCCTGCCCGAGATGGTGGGCAGCATGGTGGGCGTCTACAACGGCAAGACCTTCAACCAGGTGGAAATCAAG CCCGAGATGATCGGCCACTACCTGGGCGAGTTCTCCATCACCTACAAGCCGGTGAAGCACGGCCGGCCGGGCATCGGGGCCACGCACTCGTCGCGCTTCATCCCTCTCAAGTAG
- the DAZAP1 gene encoding DAZ-associated protein 1 isoform X2 yields MNNSGADEIGKLFVGGLDWSTTQETLRSYFSQYGEVVDCVIMKDKTTNQSRGFGFVKFKDPNCVGTVLASRPHTLDGRNIDPKPCTPRGMQPERTRPKEGWKGPRSDNSKSNKIFVGGIPHNCGETELREYFKKFGVVTEVVMIYDAEKQRPRGFGFITFEDEQSVDQAVNMHFHDIMGKKVEVKRAEPRDSKSQAPGQPGASQWGSRVVPSAANGWAGQPPPTWQQGYGPQGMWVPAGQAIGGYGPPPAGRGAPPPPPPFTSYIVSTPPGGFPPPQGFPQGYGAPPQFSFGYGPPPPPPDQFAPPGVPPPPATPGAAPLAFPPPPSQAAPDMSKPPAAQPDFPYSQYGYGQDLAGFGQGFSDPSQQPPSYGGPSVPGSGGPPAGGSGFGRGQNHNVQGFHPYRR; encoded by the exons GAAGCTCTTCGTGGGCGGTCTGGACTGGAGCACCACCCAAG AGACTCTACGCAGCTACTTTTCCCAATATGGAGAAGTTGTAGACTGTGTGATCATGAAAGATAAAACCACCAACCAGTCTCGAGGCTTTGGGTTTGTCAAATTTAAAGACCCAAACTGTGTGGGGACGGTGCTGGCCAGCAGACCACACACACTAGACGGCCGAAAC ATCGACCCGAAGCCGTGCACGCCTCGAGGGATGCAGCCGGAGAGGACGCGGCCCAAGGAAGGATGG aaaggaCCCAGGAGCGATAACagtaaatcaaataaaatatttgtcgGTGGGATTCCTCACAATTGTGGTGAGACAGAGCTCAGGGAATACTTCAAGAAATTCGGAGTG GTCACAGAAGTGGTTATGATCTACGACGCAGAGAAGCAGAGGCCTCGAG GTTTTGGATTTATTACTTTCGAGGACGAACAATCAGTGGACCAGGCTGTCAACATGCATTTTCACGACATCATGGGCAAAAAA GTGGAAGTTAAACGGGCTGAGCCACGGGACAGCAAAAGCCAAGCGCCGGGACAGCCAGGTGCCAGCCAGTGGGGCAGTCGGGTCGTGCCCAGTGCTGCCAATGGCTGGGCAGGCCAGCCCCCACCCACGTGGCAGCAAGGATACGGCCCGCAAG GAATGTGGGTTCCAGCAGGACAGGCAATCG GTGGCTACGGACCGCCGCCTGCCGGGAGAGgcgcgcccccgccgcccccaccgTTCACCTCGTACATCGTGTCCACGCCTCCTGGAGGGTTCCCCCCTCCTCAGGGCTTCCCACAGGGCTACGGTGCCCCTCCACAGTTCA GCTTCGGCTACGGGCCTCCACCTCCCCCCCCGGATCAGTTCGCCCCCCCAGGGGTTCCTCCTCCACCTGCTACTCCAGGGGCAGCACCTCTGGCTTTCCCTCCGCCTCCGTCTCAGGCCGCCCCAGACATGAGcaagcctccggcggcccagccgGACTTCCCCTATAGTCAGTACG GTTACGGACAGGACTTGGCTGGCTTCGGACAGGGCTTCTCAGACCCCAGCCAGCAGCCCCCCTCCTACGGGGGCCCCTCGGTGCCAGGCTCGGGGGGCCCCCCCGCCGGCGGCAGTGGCTTTGGACGAGGTCAGAACCACAACGTGCAAGGGTTCCACCCGTACCGACGCTAG
- the DAZAP1 gene encoding DAZ-associated protein 1 isoform X1 produces MNNSGADEIGKLFVGGLDWSTTQETLRSYFSQYGEVVDCVIMKDKTTNQSRGFGFVKFKDPNCVGTVLASRPHTLDGRNIDPKPCTPRGMQPERTRPKEGWQKGPRSDNSKSNKIFVGGIPHNCGETELREYFKKFGVVTEVVMIYDAEKQRPRGFGFITFEDEQSVDQAVNMHFHDIMGKKVEVKRAEPRDSKSQAPGQPGASQWGSRVVPSAANGWAGQPPPTWQQGYGPQGMWVPAGQAIGGYGPPPAGRGAPPPPPPFTSYIVSTPPGGFPPPQGFPQGYGAPPQFSFGYGPPPPPPDQFAPPGVPPPPATPGAAPLAFPPPPSQAAPDMSKPPAAQPDFPYSQYGYGQDLAGFGQGFSDPSQQPPSYGGPSVPGSGGPPAGGSGFGRGQNHNVQGFHPYRR; encoded by the exons GAAGCTCTTCGTGGGCGGTCTGGACTGGAGCACCACCCAAG AGACTCTACGCAGCTACTTTTCCCAATATGGAGAAGTTGTAGACTGTGTGATCATGAAAGATAAAACCACCAACCAGTCTCGAGGCTTTGGGTTTGTCAAATTTAAAGACCCAAACTGTGTGGGGACGGTGCTGGCCAGCAGACCACACACACTAGACGGCCGAAAC ATCGACCCGAAGCCGTGCACGCCTCGAGGGATGCAGCCGGAGAGGACGCGGCCCAAGGAAGGATGG cagaaaggaCCCAGGAGCGATAACagtaaatcaaataaaatatttgtcgGTGGGATTCCTCACAATTGTGGTGAGACAGAGCTCAGGGAATACTTCAAGAAATTCGGAGTG GTCACAGAAGTGGTTATGATCTACGACGCAGAGAAGCAGAGGCCTCGAG GTTTTGGATTTATTACTTTCGAGGACGAACAATCAGTGGACCAGGCTGTCAACATGCATTTTCACGACATCATGGGCAAAAAA GTGGAAGTTAAACGGGCTGAGCCACGGGACAGCAAAAGCCAAGCGCCGGGACAGCCAGGTGCCAGCCAGTGGGGCAGTCGGGTCGTGCCCAGTGCTGCCAATGGCTGGGCAGGCCAGCCCCCACCCACGTGGCAGCAAGGATACGGCCCGCAAG GAATGTGGGTTCCAGCAGGACAGGCAATCG GTGGCTACGGACCGCCGCCTGCCGGGAGAGgcgcgcccccgccgcccccaccgTTCACCTCGTACATCGTGTCCACGCCTCCTGGAGGGTTCCCCCCTCCTCAGGGCTTCCCACAGGGCTACGGTGCCCCTCCACAGTTCA GCTTCGGCTACGGGCCTCCACCTCCCCCCCCGGATCAGTTCGCCCCCCCAGGGGTTCCTCCTCCACCTGCTACTCCAGGGGCAGCACCTCTGGCTTTCCCTCCGCCTCCGTCTCAGGCCGCCCCAGACATGAGcaagcctccggcggcccagccgGACTTCCCCTATAGTCAGTACG GTTACGGACAGGACTTGGCTGGCTTCGGACAGGGCTTCTCAGACCCCAGCCAGCAGCCCCCCTCCTACGGGGGCCCCTCGGTGCCAGGCTCGGGGGGCCCCCCCGCCGGCGGCAGTGGCTTTGGACGAGGTCAGAACCACAACGTGCAAGGGTTCCACCCGTACCGACGCTAG
- the DAZAP1 gene encoding DAZ-associated protein 1 isoform X3 — MNNSGADEIGKLFVGGLDWSTTQETLRSYFSQYGEVVDCVIMKDKTTNQSRGFGFVKFKDPNCVGTVLASRPHTLDGRNIDPKPCTPRGMQPERTRPKEGWQKGPRSDNSKSNKIFVGGIPHNCGETELREYFKKFGVVTEVVMIYDAEKQRPRGFGFITFEDEQSVDQAVNMHFHDIMGKKVEVKRAEPRDSKSQAPGQPGASQWGSRVVPSAANGWAGQPPPTWQQGYGPQGMWVPAGQAIGGYGPPPAGRGAPPPPPPFTSYIVSTPPGGFPPPQGFPQGYGAPPQFSFGYGPPPPPPDQFAPPGVPPPPATPGAAPLAFPPPPSQAAPDMSKPPAAQPDFPYSQYGLGTYSPDPSGFGPILCLHSYGQAEQ, encoded by the exons GAAGCTCTTCGTGGGCGGTCTGGACTGGAGCACCACCCAAG AGACTCTACGCAGCTACTTTTCCCAATATGGAGAAGTTGTAGACTGTGTGATCATGAAAGATAAAACCACCAACCAGTCTCGAGGCTTTGGGTTTGTCAAATTTAAAGACCCAAACTGTGTGGGGACGGTGCTGGCCAGCAGACCACACACACTAGACGGCCGAAAC ATCGACCCGAAGCCGTGCACGCCTCGAGGGATGCAGCCGGAGAGGACGCGGCCCAAGGAAGGATGG cagaaaggaCCCAGGAGCGATAACagtaaatcaaataaaatatttgtcgGTGGGATTCCTCACAATTGTGGTGAGACAGAGCTCAGGGAATACTTCAAGAAATTCGGAGTG GTCACAGAAGTGGTTATGATCTACGACGCAGAGAAGCAGAGGCCTCGAG GTTTTGGATTTATTACTTTCGAGGACGAACAATCAGTGGACCAGGCTGTCAACATGCATTTTCACGACATCATGGGCAAAAAA GTGGAAGTTAAACGGGCTGAGCCACGGGACAGCAAAAGCCAAGCGCCGGGACAGCCAGGTGCCAGCCAGTGGGGCAGTCGGGTCGTGCCCAGTGCTGCCAATGGCTGGGCAGGCCAGCCCCCACCCACGTGGCAGCAAGGATACGGCCCGCAAG GAATGTGGGTTCCAGCAGGACAGGCAATCG GTGGCTACGGACCGCCGCCTGCCGGGAGAGgcgcgcccccgccgcccccaccgTTCACCTCGTACATCGTGTCCACGCCTCCTGGAGGGTTCCCCCCTCCTCAGGGCTTCCCACAGGGCTACGGTGCCCCTCCACAGTTCA GCTTCGGCTACGGGCCTCCACCTCCCCCCCCGGATCAGTTCGCCCCCCCAGGGGTTCCTCCTCCACCTGCTACTCCAGGGGCAGCACCTCTGGCTTTCCCTCCGCCTCCGTCTCAGGCCGCCCCAGACATGAGcaagcctccggcggcccagccgGACTTCCCCTATAGTCAGTACG GCCTGGGTACCTATTCTCCAGACCCGTCGGGCTTCGGGCCCATACTTTGTTTACACTCTTATGGTCAGGCTGAGCAGTGA